From the Bdellovibrio bacteriovorus genome, one window contains:
- a CDS encoding HTTM domain-containing protein, protein MKLKTLLNNIYDFIFAPQPVHTVALLRMGMGLLLLFNWLMLITDIDVLYGPNGIISLQTAQQYGNPFRFSLFDYIPNTDKNTFTLAIINLIASVAVLTGTFTRTAIAIAFVTLVSFHHRNGFILNSADSVLRIFLFFLFFTPSGDVWSVDWLRKKWNGEAPLVPLEKSPWALRLIQLQFCTIYIATVLFKIKGDKWIDGTAIYIATRIDDFVRFPLPLLNDMTFIKFLTWSTLIVEFALGTLVWFKETRYWVLLAGVGLHLGIEYTMSIPVFEWAMIVIMVAMLDPRDVANWVQNLQERKFSALRPKFIQYRQKSV, encoded by the coding sequence ATGAAGCTAAAAACGCTGCTCAATAATATTTATGATTTTATTTTCGCTCCCCAGCCTGTTCACACCGTGGCCCTTCTTCGCATGGGCATGGGACTTTTGTTGCTCTTTAATTGGCTGATGCTCATCACGGATATTGATGTTCTTTATGGACCCAACGGAATTATTTCACTGCAAACAGCACAGCAGTATGGAAATCCATTTCGGTTTTCTCTTTTTGACTACATTCCTAACACAGATAAAAATACATTCACCTTAGCGATTATCAACTTGATTGCGTCTGTCGCCGTCTTAACAGGAACATTTACCAGAACAGCGATCGCCATTGCCTTCGTGACATTAGTCTCGTTCCACCACCGCAATGGCTTTATCTTAAATAGTGCCGACTCGGTTCTAAGAATTTTTCTTTTCTTCCTCTTTTTTACTCCTTCGGGTGACGTGTGGTCTGTCGACTGGTTAAGAAAAAAATGGAATGGCGAAGCCCCCCTTGTCCCCTTAGAAAAAAGTCCTTGGGCTCTTCGGCTGATTCAGCTTCAATTTTGTACTATCTATATCGCCACTGTTCTTTTTAAAATTAAAGGCGATAAATGGATCGATGGAACTGCCATTTATATCGCAACTCGCATTGATGACTTCGTTCGCTTCCCGCTCCCCTTGCTGAATGATATGACTTTCATTAAATTCCTCACCTGGTCCACACTTATCGTTGAATTTGCTTTAGGCACCTTGGTTTGGTTCAAAGAGACACGTTATTGGGTTTTATTGGCGGGTGTCGGTTTACATCTTGGCATCGAATACACAATGAGCATTCCGGTCTTTGAGTGGGCGATGATCGTGATCATGGTCGCGATGTTGGATCCACGGGATGTCGCCAATTGGGTCCAGAATCTTCAAGAAAGAAAGTTTTCAGCACTTCGACCTAAGTTTATCCAGTATCGACAAAAGAGTGTTTAA
- a CDS encoding guanosine monophosphate reductase codes for MTLMFNWKDIKNRGKGLTFDDVLIMPARSDIRSRRDPHLTTKLTKKVSIDMPIISANMDMVTEYEMAFAMNELGGLGILHRFISTEEQASQARRLKEAGVKNVSASVGVGEEFKTRAKALIDVGVNIITIDIAHGHSVQMMETMKWLKDHYPQVEIIAGNMATPDAARDLIESGADAIKVGIGPGSMCTTRIITGCGVPQLTAIALCAEIADSYGVPVIADGGIRTSGDMVKAFAAGASSVMLGSMLSGTIETPGEIKNGKKQYRGMASRAAQDSWRGGVPTGMAPEGESTQVNVKGHVKDVILEVAGGIRSGMSYVNATTIAELREKALFIEMSANGIAESRAHGVKN; via the coding sequence ATGACGCTCATGTTTAACTGGAAAGACATTAAAAATCGCGGCAAAGGTTTAACTTTTGATGACGTGCTTATTATGCCAGCGCGCTCAGACATCCGCTCTCGTCGCGATCCGCACCTTACTACAAAACTGACTAAAAAAGTTTCTATCGATATGCCGATCATCAGCGCCAATATGGATATGGTGACTGAATACGAAATGGCTTTTGCAATGAACGAATTAGGTGGCTTGGGTATTCTTCACCGCTTTATCTCTACAGAAGAACAAGCTTCGCAAGCCCGTCGCCTAAAAGAAGCCGGTGTGAAAAACGTTTCTGCCAGCGTTGGCGTCGGTGAGGAATTTAAAACACGCGCGAAAGCTTTGATCGACGTCGGCGTGAATATCATCACGATCGACATTGCTCATGGTCACTCCGTGCAAATGATGGAAACCATGAAGTGGTTGAAAGATCACTATCCTCAAGTTGAAATCATCGCGGGGAATATGGCGACGCCAGATGCGGCACGCGATCTGATCGAATCAGGTGCGGATGCTATCAAAGTAGGTATCGGCCCAGGCTCGATGTGTACGACTCGTATTATCACGGGTTGCGGTGTCCCTCAATTAACGGCCATCGCTCTTTGCGCGGAAATCGCTGACAGCTACGGTGTACCTGTGATCGCTGACGGCGGCATTCGTACTTCCGGTGATATGGTGAAAGCCTTCGCTGCGGGCGCAAGCTCTGTGATGTTAGGAAGTATGCTTTCAGGAACTATTGAAACTCCGGGAGAGATCAAAAACGGTAAGAAGCAATACCGTGGTATGGCTTCTCGTGCGGCTCAGGACTCTTGGAGAGGTGGCGTTCCTACCGGTATGGCTCCTGAAGGTGAATCCACGCAAGTGAATGTCAAAGGACACGTTAAAGACGTTATCCTTGAGGTCGCGGGCGGAATTCGTTCCGGAATGAGCTATGTGAATGCGACTACTATTGCTGAATTACGTGAGAAAGCTCTCTTTATTGAAATGTCAGCGAATGGTATTGCGGAATCACGGGCTCACGGTGTAAAAAATTAA
- a CDS encoding TolC family protein: MKKGAVVGLLLWMWQPQTFAMNLQEYLKTVESKHKGLQSYQSSQEAALDRREAADIELVPQLTAGVGYLSDKSPLGQFAQLGGTQTTAKDLRLGLGKKFSSGTAVSVTATASEVENEGALLNPMFAKFSYGSLGLSLSQSLWRDAFGRATRLRWQRQDAATEAEVGKYDLQKKALLVEAEAAYWDYIYQSENLKIGRASLERAKRIENWTRRRVNDGISDRADLLSTQALVASRQLTLVSAEDDLAAAKRKIRDFLELTDAEAFPEISGDINQKRPLTSMVDGKDGKVVALDAYLASLNAKAMALVARETEDAYRPDLVLSGSYATNNFQPDKSISDATSKWTDTNLPTWKAGLNFVYLFDTDVKSSAQGAARKDALAAKLQSERRMIDSESAWIELNRRYVEMTKRVDSATEISSLQLQAAKAQADLFNKGRSITANVITAEQDAEEAQLALTKLKSEQRKMEAQGRLFVVVEEK; encoded by the coding sequence ATGAAAAAGGGAGCCGTCGTAGGTTTACTGCTTTGGATGTGGCAACCGCAAACTTTTGCGATGAATCTGCAAGAGTATTTAAAAACAGTCGAATCAAAACACAAAGGTCTTCAGTCTTATCAATCCAGCCAGGAAGCCGCGCTGGATCGTCGTGAGGCGGCCGATATTGAACTTGTTCCGCAACTTACAGCGGGTGTTGGTTACTTGAGTGATAAAAGTCCGTTAGGGCAATTTGCCCAACTCGGAGGAACTCAAACCACGGCAAAAGATTTAAGATTGGGTTTGGGTAAGAAATTTTCTTCAGGCACGGCTGTTTCCGTTACGGCTACAGCGAGCGAAGTGGAAAATGAAGGCGCACTTTTAAATCCTATGTTTGCAAAGTTCTCTTACGGATCTTTAGGACTTTCTTTGAGTCAATCCTTGTGGAGAGATGCCTTCGGTCGTGCCACTCGCCTGCGTTGGCAGCGCCAAGATGCGGCCACAGAAGCGGAAGTCGGTAAGTATGATCTTCAGAAGAAAGCGCTCTTAGTTGAAGCAGAAGCGGCGTATTGGGATTATATCTATCAATCAGAGAACTTGAAAATCGGTCGTGCGTCTTTAGAAAGAGCGAAACGAATTGAAAACTGGACGCGTCGTCGCGTGAACGATGGGATCAGTGATCGAGCTGATTTATTGTCGACACAAGCTTTGGTGGCTTCACGACAATTGACTTTGGTTTCGGCTGAAGACGACTTGGCGGCGGCGAAAAGAAAAATTCGTGATTTCCTAGAGCTGACGGATGCAGAAGCCTTCCCGGAAATTTCCGGAGACATCAATCAAAAGCGCCCTTTGACATCTATGGTAGATGGAAAAGACGGTAAGGTGGTTGCTCTTGATGCTTACTTGGCTTCGTTAAATGCGAAAGCAATGGCTTTGGTGGCACGTGAAACCGAAGATGCTTACAGACCCGATCTTGTATTATCGGGCTCCTATGCGACAAATAACTTTCAGCCAGATAAAAGCATCTCGGATGCGACTTCGAAATGGACCGATACAAATCTGCCGACGTGGAAAGCCGGTTTAAACTTCGTTTATCTGTTCGATACGGATGTGAAATCATCGGCGCAAGGAGCCGCTCGAAAAGACGCTTTGGCGGCGAAGCTGCAAAGTGAACGCCGTATGATTGACAGTGAGAGCGCTTGGATTGAATTGAACCGTCGTTACGTCGAGATGACAAAACGGGTGGATTCAGCAACGGAAATTTCTAGCCTTCAGTTGCAGGCAGCTAAGGCGCAAGCGGATCTTTTCAATAAAGGCCGCTCGATCACGGCCAATGTGATCACAGCAGAGCAAGACGCCGAAGAAGCTCAGCTGGCTTTGACAAAATTGAAATCAGAACAAAGAAAAATGGAGGCTCAAGGACGTCTGTTTGTCGTCGTTGAGGAGAAATAA
- a CDS encoding SDR family oxidoreductase has translation MGLRVMITGPTGTLGQELVRKFKRAGLPFVAASRSLERLPEGVRGLQLDYGNSLILEQAFRDVDVLFFLQPLMPGMRDEALRVIKAARASGVEFILKVSEMGASKDSPYLYQRLHGEIDDMLVHSGIPYALLKPSSYMQNFIHGYGDALLQGTLFLPEGEGRTAYVDARDVADVALEILKRPWSYEKRHLDITGERALSNAEALVLISNQIHRRISYVPITEEAAIKTWQRAGMNDFQMEVRLSLHRAIREGRTDHVSMSYQEITGRPPLSFEQFCREMKSFWIPRREGLELWP, from the coding sequence ATGGGTCTTCGCGTGATGATCACGGGTCCCACTGGCACTCTGGGCCAAGAACTTGTGCGGAAATTTAAACGGGCAGGGCTTCCCTTCGTCGCGGCGTCGCGCTCTTTAGAGCGTCTTCCTGAAGGCGTTCGGGGTTTACAGCTCGATTATGGAAACAGCCTCATTTTAGAGCAGGCTTTCAGAGACGTCGACGTGCTTTTCTTTCTGCAACCGCTCATGCCCGGAATGCGTGATGAGGCTCTGCGTGTGATCAAGGCTGCTCGAGCCTCGGGGGTTGAGTTTATTTTAAAAGTTTCTGAAATGGGCGCCTCAAAGGACTCTCCTTATCTGTATCAACGTCTTCATGGCGAGATCGATGATATGCTAGTGCATAGTGGAATTCCCTATGCGCTTTTAAAACCGTCTTCCTATATGCAAAATTTTATTCATGGGTATGGAGACGCCCTTTTGCAAGGGACTTTGTTTTTACCGGAAGGCGAAGGCAGAACAGCTTATGTCGATGCCCGAGATGTGGCAGACGTTGCCCTAGAGATTCTAAAAAGACCCTGGAGTTATGAAAAGCGCCATCTTGATATCACCGGGGAAAGAGCCTTATCAAATGCGGAAGCTCTTGTTCTGATATCAAACCAAATTCATCGTCGCATCTCTTATGTACCCATCACGGAAGAAGCCGCGATAAAAACGTGGCAAAGAGCCGGGATGAATGATTTTCAAATGGAAGTACGACTCAGCCTTCATCGCGCTATTCGTGAAGGTCGCACGGATCACGTGTCCATGAGTTATCAAGAGATCACGGGACGCCCTCCTTTATCCTTTGAACAATTTTGCCGAGAGATGAAGTCCTTCTGGATTCCTCGTCGCGAGGGCCTAGAACTGTGGCCCTAA
- a CDS encoding TetR/AcrR family transcriptional regulator gives MNFIKDVTADELGPRQKIMEAATVLFAHEGLHGTSTRDIARESGLNLSLISYYFGGKEGLYKTVIQEFVQNIFLQIDKVVNDFEQEEVCEKSLRRAIVSLVNAIIDMRAANPLMAKIMTREKLSGMPFSREIHESMMISSGEKIEMIILKGQKAGIVNKNINPRFFIVCLVEGILGYFNMLDCNCSWNDGLYEMPEQRQQFIDQISMIFLEGIFK, from the coding sequence ATGAATTTCATCAAAGACGTCACAGCAGACGAGCTTGGGCCTCGTCAGAAAATCATGGAAGCCGCGACCGTGCTCTTTGCGCACGAAGGTCTTCACGGCACCAGCACTCGTGACATCGCCAGAGAATCCGGATTAAACTTAAGCTTGATTAGTTATTATTTTGGAGGCAAAGAAGGCCTCTATAAAACTGTCATTCAAGAATTCGTTCAGAATATTTTCCTGCAAATCGATAAAGTCGTAAACGATTTTGAGCAAGAAGAAGTGTGTGAGAAGTCTTTGCGTCGTGCGATTGTTTCACTCGTGAATGCAATCATCGATATGCGTGCGGCAAATCCTTTGATGGCGAAAATCATGACACGTGAAAAGCTTTCGGGGATGCCTTTTTCTCGCGAGATTCATGAAAGCATGATGATCAGTTCGGGTGAAAAAATTGAAATGATTATTTTAAAAGGGCAGAAGGCGGGGATTGTAAATAAAAACATCAATCCACGTTTTTTCATTGTCTGCCTGGTTGAAGGTATTTTGGGTTATTTCAACATGCTCGATTGCAACTGCTCGTGGAATGACGGGCTTTATGAAATGCCGGAACAGCGACAACAATTTATCGATCAGATTTCTATGATATTTTTAGAAGGGATTTTTAAATGA
- a CDS encoding ABC-F family ATP-binding cassette domain-containing protein has translation MISTSNVSLRFGGKKLFEDVNVKFTPGNCYGLIGANGAGKSTFLKVLSKEVEPNTGEVHIAPDLRLSILKQDHYAYDEFPVLKTVLMGNERLYKIMEEKDALYANPDFSEADGVRASELETEFAELNGWEAESEAGVMLAGLGITDEYHGKLMKELNGGEKVKVLLAQALFGQPDILLLDEPTNHLDIYAIQWLEDFLLNFENTVIVISHDRHFLNKVCTHIADIDFGKVTTYTGNYDFWRQASELSQKLLADQNKKSADKADELKAFIARFSANASKSRQASSRQKQLEKLEFNELPASSRKQPFIGFDIKRELGNDVLTVDRITKTWEGETLLKDVSFTLKKGDKVVLLGKNDLAKTLLLEIIAGELQADSGSFAWGITTARSYFPTDNSKYFQGSEDSLVDWLRQYSEDKDETFLRGFLGKMLFSGTDALKKPQVLSGGEKVRCMFSKMMLSGSNILILDGPTNHLDLESITAVNEGLKRFKGTVIFTSHDHELIQTVANRVIELDGKVTYDNHISYEEYLEVKKASLT, from the coding sequence ATGATCAGTACTAGCAACGTCAGCCTCCGCTTTGGTGGCAAAAAACTTTTTGAAGATGTGAATGTGAAATTTACTCCCGGCAACTGTTACGGCCTTATCGGCGCTAACGGTGCCGGTAAGTCGACATTTCTAAAAGTTCTCTCAAAAGAAGTCGAGCCCAACACCGGCGAAGTCCACATCGCTCCGGATCTGCGTCTTTCGATTCTAAAACAAGATCACTACGCTTACGATGAATTCCCTGTTTTAAAAACAGTCCTGATGGGGAACGAACGCCTTTACAAAATCATGGAAGAAAAAGACGCTCTTTACGCCAATCCTGATTTTTCAGAAGCCGACGGCGTCAGAGCCTCTGAACTTGAGACAGAGTTCGCAGAATTAAACGGCTGGGAAGCTGAATCCGAAGCCGGAGTTATGCTTGCAGGATTAGGCATCACTGATGAGTATCACGGCAAACTCATGAAAGAGCTCAACGGTGGAGAAAAAGTAAAAGTGCTTTTAGCCCAAGCTCTTTTCGGCCAACCCGATATTCTGCTTCTGGATGAGCCCACGAATCACTTGGATATCTATGCGATTCAATGGCTTGAAGATTTTCTTTTAAACTTTGAAAACACCGTCATCGTGATCTCGCATGATCGTCACTTCTTAAACAAAGTTTGCACTCATATTGCGGATATCGATTTCGGAAAAGTCACGACTTACACGGGCAACTACGATTTCTGGCGCCAGGCCAGCGAACTCAGTCAAAAACTTTTAGCGGATCAAAACAAAAAGAGTGCGGATAAGGCGGATGAACTTAAAGCCTTTATCGCACGATTTAGTGCCAACGCCTCTAAATCACGCCAGGCTTCTTCTCGTCAAAAGCAGTTAGAAAAACTGGAGTTCAATGAACTTCCGGCTTCATCTCGTAAGCAACCTTTCATTGGTTTTGATATCAAACGAGAATTGGGTAATGACGTACTAACTGTGGATCGCATCACTAAAACTTGGGAAGGTGAAACTCTTCTTAAGGACGTGAGCTTCACTTTGAAGAAAGGCGACAAGGTCGTTCTTCTAGGTAAAAACGATTTGGCGAAAACGTTGCTACTAGAAATCATTGCGGGTGAACTGCAAGCCGATTCGGGTAGTTTTGCTTGGGGTATTACAACAGCTCGCAGCTATTTCCCGACGGACAACTCGAAATACTTCCAAGGATCTGAAGACTCCCTGGTAGACTGGCTTCGTCAATATTCCGAAGACAAAGACGAAACCTTCTTGCGTGGCTTCTTAGGAAAAATGCTTTTCAGCGGCACCGATGCTTTAAAGAAACCTCAGGTTCTTTCCGGTGGAGAAAAAGTGCGCTGTATGTTTTCGAAGATGATGTTATCCGGTTCAAATATTTTAATTTTAGACGGACCAACGAATCACTTGGATCTAGAAAGCATCACGGCTGTGAATGAAGGGCTCAAACGCTTTAAGGGCACTGTGATCTTCACTTCACATGACCATGAGCTGATTCAGACCGTGGCTAACAGGGTTATTGAACTTGATGGGAAAGTGACTTACGACAACCACATTTCTTATGAAGAGTATTTGGAAGTAAAAAAGGCATCACTTACTTAA
- a CDS encoding cupin domain-containing protein, with protein sequence MKIIKRAEFQHKQLSSQRTGEVFSRSVVLSELLGMQDVFVHHDIIVPGHRASSPHYHAEVEEFVFVIKGTATIHEGDEASFAKPGDCVVFFPQNENKHFVANDSNEDLEILVVSKSLNTVDVVY encoded by the coding sequence ATGAAGATCATTAAACGCGCCGAATTCCAGCATAAGCAACTTTCCTCGCAACGAACGGGGGAAGTTTTCTCTCGCTCTGTGGTTCTTTCAGAATTGCTGGGGATGCAAGATGTCTTTGTTCATCACGATATCATAGTTCCCGGTCATAGAGCGTCCAGTCCACATTACCACGCCGAGGTCGAAGAATTTGTTTTCGTTATTAAGGGAACGGCGACAATTCATGAAGGAGACGAAGCTTCTTTCGCTAAGCCTGGTGATTGCGTCGTGTTCTTTCCACAAAACGAGAACAAGCATTTCGTGGCGAACGATTCGAATGAAGATTTAGAAATCCTAGTAGTTTCTAAATCCCTCAACACCGTCGATGTCGTGTACTGA
- a CDS encoding UdgX family uracil-DNA binding protein (This protein belongs to the uracil DNA glycosylase superfamily, members of which act in excision repair of DNA. However, it belongs more specifically to UdgX branch, whose founding member was found to bind uracil in DNA (where it does not belong), without cleaving it, appears to promote DNA repair by a pathway involving RecA, rather than base excision.) — MALKKFKQAQPPDSTNLKTLAAAAATCTGCDLYKNATQTVFGKGKKKARILLVGEQPGDKEDLAGLPFVGPAGELLKYCIEQAGLTMDEIYLTNAVKHFKWRPAGKVRLHQKPSMGQIKACRPWLEKEVESVRPKVIVALGATAATSVLQRVPRIGSERGKAIKDIELADYIILSWHPSAILRSIDREDAEVKRADLVSDLKLAKKLLSK, encoded by the coding sequence GTGGCCCTAAAGAAATTTAAGCAGGCACAACCTCCTGACAGCACGAATCTTAAAACCTTAGCCGCGGCCGCTGCGACTTGCACCGGATGTGATCTTTATAAAAATGCGACGCAAACAGTTTTCGGAAAAGGAAAAAAGAAGGCGCGCATTCTTTTAGTGGGGGAGCAGCCGGGCGACAAAGAGGATTTGGCGGGTCTTCCCTTCGTCGGACCCGCCGGAGAATTACTGAAATATTGCATTGAGCAAGCCGGACTTACTATGGATGAGATCTATCTGACCAACGCGGTAAAACATTTTAAGTGGCGCCCTGCGGGGAAAGTTCGTCTTCATCAAAAGCCGTCCATGGGGCAAATCAAAGCCTGTCGCCCTTGGCTGGAAAAAGAAGTGGAGTCAGTGAGGCCCAAGGTGATTGTCGCTTTAGGTGCTACGGCCGCGACCAGTGTTTTACAGCGAGTGCCACGCATTGGAAGTGAGCGAGGAAAAGCCATAAAAGATATCGAGCTTGCAGACTATATCATTCTTTCCTGGCATCCCTCGGCCATCTTGCGCAGTATTGATCGAGAGGATGCGGAGGTGAAGCGAGCTGATCTAGTGAGTGATCTCAAGCTCGCCAAAAAACTTTTAAGTAAGTGA
- a CDS encoding RluA family pseudouridine synthase — translation MSLKILFEDEYFLAAEKPAGLPSQPTVDKRRPDFFTQLKKQLREERGADFYLGLHHRLDRDTSGVMIFTKNKIANEPLAEMFKKHLIQKTYLCLTALKKCPDQWEVKNHLAEVRDPVLKKIKMKSVRSGGDKAHTLFRKLKTFKKGLLIEAKPLSGRMHQIRVHLAEAGLGIFGDDIYPSPKTPAAPRLMLHALRLEFTHPFSNEPIMIESPLPADLKEMEKTLS, via the coding sequence ATGAGTCTAAAGATCCTCTTTGAGGATGAGTATTTCCTCGCTGCCGAAAAACCTGCTGGCCTTCCCTCGCAACCCACTGTTGATAAACGCCGCCCCGACTTCTTCACACAATTAAAAAAACAACTGCGCGAAGAGCGTGGTGCCGATTTTTATTTAGGCCTGCATCACCGTTTAGATCGCGACACCTCGGGCGTGATGATTTTCACGAAAAATAAAATCGCGAATGAACCACTCGCCGAGATGTTTAAGAAACATCTTATTCAAAAGACCTATCTTTGTTTAACGGCTTTAAAAAAGTGTCCCGATCAGTGGGAAGTTAAAAATCACTTAGCGGAAGTCCGCGATCCCGTTCTTAAGAAAATCAAGATGAAGTCCGTTCGCTCCGGCGGAGACAAAGCTCACACTTTGTTTCGCAAGCTGAAGACATTTAAAAAAGGACTTCTTATTGAAGCAAAGCCCTTATCAGGAAGAATGCACCAGATCCGCGTCCACTTAGCCGAGGCAGGATTGGGAATTTTCGGGGATGATATTTACCCTTCGCCAAAAACACCGGCGGCACCCCGGCTTATGTTACACGCTCTTCGACTCGAGTTCACACACCCGTTCTCGAATGAACCGATTATGATAGAGAGTCCTCTTCCAGCGGACCTGAAAGAGATGGAAAAGACTTTATCTTAA
- a CDS encoding HNH endonuclease family protein: protein MNFVKGTLLLTMLLAFTAKAKSTVPYSSASSAATKPQVVYHEYYTINEKTSQIGGPKAAYDLRDFSQFTEQIGPHQFIVMAAKKLVYNLLQWTLHNEDRPTPEEGYIRKLHFGRWINDPTDDTCMNTRAKVLVRDSLGEVTYRNERHCVVEDGLWDDPYTGDQVTSSRAIQIDHMVPLKNAYVSGAYQWDYKTRCLYANYMGYRNHLIPAGASQNMSKGDRGPEAYMPPNLEYRCQYIKDWLAVKFIWKLNMNANEAQAIHETFTNYGCRASDFRITKEQLEEQRQYINDNIEFCMINKR, encoded by the coding sequence ATGAATTTCGTTAAGGGGACATTATTACTGACGATGCTGTTGGCATTTACGGCCAAGGCAAAGTCCACAGTTCCCTACTCCTCAGCTTCCAGTGCCGCTACAAAGCCCCAAGTCGTTTATCACGAGTATTATACGATCAACGAAAAAACCTCTCAGATAGGCGGACCTAAAGCCGCTTACGACTTGCGCGACTTCTCTCAATTCACTGAACAAATCGGCCCTCATCAGTTTATCGTGATGGCAGCAAAAAAATTGGTCTATAATCTTTTGCAGTGGACTCTTCATAACGAAGACCGTCCTACTCCAGAAGAAGGATATATCCGCAAACTTCACTTCGGCCGCTGGATCAATGACCCTACAGACGACACTTGCATGAACACGCGCGCGAAAGTTCTAGTTCGCGATAGCCTCGGCGAAGTGACTTATCGTAATGAACGCCACTGCGTTGTTGAAGATGGTTTGTGGGATGACCCATACACGGGTGATCAAGTGACTTCTTCTCGCGCCATTCAAATCGACCACATGGTTCCTTTAAAGAACGCCTATGTCTCTGGTGCTTACCAATGGGACTACAAAACTCGCTGCCTTTACGCGAACTACATGGGCTACCGCAATCACTTGATTCCAGCCGGTGCGAGCCAAAACATGTCTAAAGGCGATCGCGGCCCTGAAGCTTACATGCCTCCGAACTTGGAATACCGTTGTCAGTACATCAAAGACTGGTTGGCAGTGAAATTTATCTGGAAATTGAATATGAACGCGAATGAAGCTCAAGCCATCCACGAGACTTTCACAAATTATGGCTGCCGCGCTTCTGATTTCCGCATCACTAAAGAGCAACTCGAAGAACAACGTCAGTACATCAATGACAATATCGAGTTCTGCATGATTAATAAAAGATGA
- the murI gene encoding glutamate racemase encodes MLSSDTRPIGVFDSGIGGLTVLRELAVRFPQENFLYLGDTARLPYGSKSPSTIRKYSEQNIHFLEKQRVKAIVIACNTASSQLTEKEFDGLPIYNVIEPGSQRALEKSTAKKIGVLGTRATVNSQAYRKKILELHPQAEVFDQACPLFVPLAEEGWDSDPVTNLIVFRYVSPLLGHSIDTLILGCTHYPILKSAISRVTGSAVELVDSGEAIAHWLDRDFTDGRLGKNASQEERIIEIMTTDHSAHFTEVAHRILTPLTPHSFRVVDL; translated from the coding sequence ATGCTTTCTTCGGATACAAGACCCATAGGTGTATTTGACTCTGGAATCGGTGGTCTCACCGTTTTAAGAGAACTCGCAGTAAGATTCCCTCAAGAAAACTTTCTTTACTTGGGGGACACTGCGCGACTTCCCTATGGCTCGAAGTCTCCTTCAACGATTCGTAAATACTCTGAACAGAATATTCACTTTCTTGAAAAGCAACGCGTGAAGGCCATCGTTATCGCCTGCAACACGGCTTCCAGTCAGTTGACAGAAAAAGAATTCGACGGCCTTCCCATCTACAATGTGATCGAACCTGGTTCACAGCGCGCTCTTGAAAAATCCACGGCCAAAAAAATTGGCGTCCTAGGCACTCGGGCCACGGTGAATAGCCAAGCCTATCGAAAAAAGATTTTAGAACTGCATCCGCAAGCTGAAGTCTTTGATCAGGCTTGTCCTTTATTTGTTCCCTTGGCGGAAGAAGGCTGGGATTCTGATCCGGTGACAAACTTGATTGTCTTCCGTTACGTCAGTCCATTGCTGGGTCACTCTATCGACACTTTAATTTTGGGCTGCACTCATTATCCAATTTTAAAAAGCGCGATCAGCCGCGTGACAGGTTCTGCCGTAGAGCTGGTTGATTCAGGCGAAGCTATTGCTCACTGGTTGGATCGGGATTTTACAGACGGCCGTTTGGGAAAAAATGCGTCTCAAGAAGAGCGCATTATTGAAATTATGACGACAGATCACTCCGCCCACTTTACCGAAGTAGCCCATCGTATTTTAACACCGTTAACGCCGCATTCTTTCCGCGTCGTCGATCTTTAG